The Carassius auratus strain Wakin unplaced genomic scaffold, ASM336829v1 scaf_tig00001591, whole genome shotgun sequence genome includes a window with the following:
- the srpk1b gene encoding SRSF protein kinase 1b isoform X3: protein MWLLDWIVSLNTAVVKLASGLRPDPHPRGAAQQPDSLQEQDEEILGSDDEEQEDPNDYCKGGYHHVKIGDLFNGRYHVIRKLGWGHFSTVWFAWDIQGKRFVAMKVVKSAEHYTETALDEIKLLRAVRNTDQNDPSREKVVQLLDDFKISGVNGTHVCMVFEVLGHHLLKWIIKSNYQGLPLPCVKSIIRQVLQGLDYLHTKCKIIHTDIKPENILMDVNEAYVRRLAAEATEWQKSGAPPPSGSAVSTAPAPKQMGKMSKNKKKKMKKKQKRQAELLEKRILEIEGLEKGPEGGEEEEEDETETPDSPPSVPTLHDITAEATLDGITDGWSQHRGAINGHSKGPEEEQTLDLQQQTKDDTPVNPYDSGAEGSEPTNPYPVCNGTAENEPSPPSPVATDGNGPLICGMVETQCPRVQDQGSPTKELNCSGSVEGPRAEMGLTMEVDPSAQAVTEEESLKDAKIAAGNLLVDPLDPLNADKIRVKIADLGNACWVHKHFTDDIQTRQYRSLEVLIGAGYGTPADIWSTACMAFELATGDYLFEPHSGEDYSRDEDHIALIVELLGKIPRKLIMNGKYSKEFFSKKGDLRHITKLKPWGLQDVLVEKYEWPREEAQNFSDFLLPMLDLIPEKRATAAECLRHSWIAP from the exons GCCTGATCCCCACCCGAGGGGAGCCGCACAGCAGCCTGACTCACTGCAGGAGCAAGATGAAGAGATCTTGGGTTCAGATGATGAGGAACAAGAAGATCCCAATGACTACTGCAAGG GTGGTTATCACCATGTGAAAATCGGCGACCTGTTTAACGGACGGTATCATGTAATCCGCAAGCTGGGATGGGGCCATTTTTCTACTGTTTGGTTTGCTTGGGACATACA AGGGAAGCGTTTTGTGGCCATGAAAGTGGTTAAGAGCGCAGAGCACTACACTGAAACAGCACTCGATGAGATCAAGCTCCTGAGAGCG GTCAGGAACACAGACCAGAATGATCCCAGCAGGGAGAAAGTGGTGCAGTTATTGGACGACTTCAAGATCTCGGGTGTGAACGGGACCC ATGTGTGTATGGTGTTTGAAGTTCTCGGCCACCATCTGTTGAAGTGGATTATCAAGTCCAACTACCAGGGCCTGCCGCTGCCGTGTGTCAAGAGCATTATTCGACAG GTTTTGCAAGGCCTGGACTACCTGCACACCAAGTGTAAGATCATTCACACTGATATAAAGCcagaaaacatcttgatggatgtGAATGAGGCGTACGTCAGAAGACTGGCCGCGGAGGCCACGGAGTGGCAGAAATCTGGAGCTCCTCCCCCTTCTGGATCCGCAG TGAGTACAGCTCCAGCCCCAAAACAA ATGGGCAAAATGTCgaagaacaagaagaaaaagatgaaGAAGAAACAGAAGCGTCAGGCTGAGCTCTTGGAGAAGAGGATTCTAGAGATAGAGGGGCTGGAGAAAGGGCCTGAGGggggagaagaggaagaggaggatgaaacGGAGACGCCCGACAGCCCCCCGTCAGTCCCCACCCTGCATGACATCACAGCAGAGGCCACGCTGG ATGGCATCACAGATGGTTGGTCTCAGCACAGAGGCGCCATCAACGGTCACAGCAAGGGCCCTGAGGAAGAGCAGACCCTGGATCTCCAGCAGCAGACGAAGGACGACACCCCTGTGAACCCCTACGACAGCGGCGCTGAGGGCTCCGAGCCTACTAACCCCTATCCAGTGTGCAACGGCACCGCAGAGAACGAGCCCAGTCCTCCGTCCCCTGTCGCCACAGACGGTAATGGACCTTTGATTTGTGGCATGGTTGAGACACAGTGCCCTAGGGTACAGGATCAAGGGAGCCCCACGAAGGAGCTGAACTGCTCCGGTTCTGTTGAGGGCCCCAGGGCGGAGATGGGCCTCACCATGGAGGTGGACCCCAGCGCGCAGGCAGTCACAGAGGAGGAGAGTCTGAAGGACG CTAAGATTGCAGCAGGAAACCTGCTGGTCGACCCCCTGGATCCGCTAAATGCTGATAAGATCCGAGTGAAAATCGCTGACCTGGGCAACGCCTGCTGGGTG CACAAGCACTTTACAGACGACATTCAGACGCGGCAGTATCGCTCTCTGGAGGTGTTGATTGGAGCAGGATACGGCACCCCAGCTGACATCTGGAGCACAGCTTGCATG GCATTTGAGCTTGCAACAGGCGATTACCTGTTTGAGCCTCACTCCGGAGAGGATTATTCCAGAGATGAAG ATCACATCGCGTTGATCGTCGAGCTGCTGGGGAAGATTCCTCGCAAACTCATCATGAACGGCAAATACTCCAAGGAATTCTTCTCCAAGAAAG GTGACCTGAGGCACATCACCAAGCTGAAACCGTGGGGTTTGCAGGACGTGCTGGTCGAAAAGTACGAATGGCCCCGAGAGGAAGCCCAGAATTTCTCTGACTTCCTCCTCCCGATGTTGGACCTCATTCCAGAGAAAAGAGCAACGGCTGCCGAATGCCTCCGTCATTCCTGGATCGCCCCCTAG
- the srpk1b gene encoding SRSF protein kinase 1b isoform X2, with protein MERKVLALQARKKRTKTKKPGKKPDPHPRGAAQQPDSLQEQDEEILGSDDEEQEDPNDYCKGGYHHVKIGDLFNGRYHVIRKLGWGHFSTVWFAWDIQGKRFVAMKVVKSAEHYTETALDEIKLLRAVRNTDQNDPSREKVVQLLDDFKISGVNGTHVCMVFEVLGHHLLKWIIKSNYQGLPLPCVKSIIRQVLQGLDYLHTKCKIIHTDIKPENILMDVNEAYVRRLAAEATEWQKSGAPPPSGSAVSTAPAPKQMGKMSKNKKKKMKKKQKRQAELLEKRILEIEGLEKGPEGGEEEEEDETETPDSPPSVPTLHDITAEATLDGITDGWSQHRGAINGHSKGPEEEQTLDLQQQTKDDTPVNPYDSGAEGSEPTNPYPVCNGTAENEPSPPSPVATDGNGPLICGMVETQCPRVQDQGSPTKELNCSGSVEGPRAEMGLTMEVDPSAQAVTEEESLKDAKIAAGNLLVDPLDPLNADKIRVKIADLGNACWVHKHFTDDIQTRQYRSLEVLIGAGYGTPADIWSTACMAFELATGDYLFEPHSGEDYSRDEDHIALIVELLGKIPRKLIMNGKYSKEFFSKKGDLRHITKLKPWGLQDVLVEKYEWPREEAQNFSDFLLPMLDLIPEKRATAAECLRHSWIAP; from the exons GCCTGATCCCCACCCGAGGGGAGCCGCACAGCAGCCTGACTCACTGCAGGAGCAAGATGAAGAGATCTTGGGTTCAGATGATGAGGAACAAGAAGATCCCAATGACTACTGCAAGG GTGGTTATCACCATGTGAAAATCGGCGACCTGTTTAACGGACGGTATCATGTAATCCGCAAGCTGGGATGGGGCCATTTTTCTACTGTTTGGTTTGCTTGGGACATACA AGGGAAGCGTTTTGTGGCCATGAAAGTGGTTAAGAGCGCAGAGCACTACACTGAAACAGCACTCGATGAGATCAAGCTCCTGAGAGCG GTCAGGAACACAGACCAGAATGATCCCAGCAGGGAGAAAGTGGTGCAGTTATTGGACGACTTCAAGATCTCGGGTGTGAACGGGACCC ATGTGTGTATGGTGTTTGAAGTTCTCGGCCACCATCTGTTGAAGTGGATTATCAAGTCCAACTACCAGGGCCTGCCGCTGCCGTGTGTCAAGAGCATTATTCGACAG GTTTTGCAAGGCCTGGACTACCTGCACACCAAGTGTAAGATCATTCACACTGATATAAAGCcagaaaacatcttgatggatgtGAATGAGGCGTACGTCAGAAGACTGGCCGCGGAGGCCACGGAGTGGCAGAAATCTGGAGCTCCTCCCCCTTCTGGATCCGCAG TGAGTACAGCTCCAGCCCCAAAACAA ATGGGCAAAATGTCgaagaacaagaagaaaaagatgaaGAAGAAACAGAAGCGTCAGGCTGAGCTCTTGGAGAAGAGGATTCTAGAGATAGAGGGGCTGGAGAAAGGGCCTGAGGggggagaagaggaagaggaggatgaaacGGAGACGCCCGACAGCCCCCCGTCAGTCCCCACCCTGCATGACATCACAGCAGAGGCCACGCTGG ATGGCATCACAGATGGTTGGTCTCAGCACAGAGGCGCCATCAACGGTCACAGCAAGGGCCCTGAGGAAGAGCAGACCCTGGATCTCCAGCAGCAGACGAAGGACGACACCCCTGTGAACCCCTACGACAGCGGCGCTGAGGGCTCCGAGCCTACTAACCCCTATCCAGTGTGCAACGGCACCGCAGAGAACGAGCCCAGTCCTCCGTCCCCTGTCGCCACAGACGGTAATGGACCTTTGATTTGTGGCATGGTTGAGACACAGTGCCCTAGGGTACAGGATCAAGGGAGCCCCACGAAGGAGCTGAACTGCTCCGGTTCTGTTGAGGGCCCCAGGGCGGAGATGGGCCTCACCATGGAGGTGGACCCCAGCGCGCAGGCAGTCACAGAGGAGGAGAGTCTGAAGGACG CTAAGATTGCAGCAGGAAACCTGCTGGTCGACCCCCTGGATCCGCTAAATGCTGATAAGATCCGAGTGAAAATCGCTGACCTGGGCAACGCCTGCTGGGTG CACAAGCACTTTACAGACGACATTCAGACGCGGCAGTATCGCTCTCTGGAGGTGTTGATTGGAGCAGGATACGGCACCCCAGCTGACATCTGGAGCACAGCTTGCATG GCATTTGAGCTTGCAACAGGCGATTACCTGTTTGAGCCTCACTCCGGAGAGGATTATTCCAGAGATGAAG ATCACATCGCGTTGATCGTCGAGCTGCTGGGGAAGATTCCTCGCAAACTCATCATGAACGGCAAATACTCCAAGGAATTCTTCTCCAAGAAAG GTGACCTGAGGCACATCACCAAGCTGAAACCGTGGGGTTTGCAGGACGTGCTGGTCGAAAAGTACGAATGGCCCCGAGAGGAAGCCCAGAATTTCTCTGACTTCCTCCTCCCGATGTTGGACCTCATTCCAGAGAAAAGAGCAACGGCTGCCGAATGCCTCCGTCATTCCTGGATCGCCCCCTAG
- the srpk1b gene encoding SRSF protein kinase 1b isoform X4 — protein MALSLACQPLLPSLALSLMGIRASCRPDPHPRGAAQQPDSLQEQDEEILGSDDEEQEDPNDYCKGGYHHVKIGDLFNGRYHVIRKLGWGHFSTVWFAWDIQGKRFVAMKVVKSAEHYTETALDEIKLLRAVRNTDQNDPSREKVVQLLDDFKISGVNGTHVCMVFEVLGHHLLKWIIKSNYQGLPLPCVKSIIRQVLQGLDYLHTKCKIIHTDIKPENILMDVNEAYVRRLAAEATEWQKSGAPPPSGSAVSTAPAPKQMGKMSKNKKKKMKKKQKRQAELLEKRILEIEGLEKGPEGGEEEEEDETETPDSPPSVPTLHDITAEATLDGITDGWSQHRGAINGHSKGPEEEQTLDLQQQTKDDTPVNPYDSGAEGSEPTNPYPVCNGTAENEPSPPSPVATDAKIAAGNLLVDPLDPLNADKIRVKIADLGNACWVHKHFTDDIQTRQYRSLEVLIGAGYGTPADIWSTACMAFELATGDYLFEPHSGEDYSRDEDHIALIVELLGKIPRKLIMNGKYSKEFFSKKGDLRHITKLKPWGLQDVLVEKYEWPREEAQNFSDFLLPMLDLIPEKRATAAECLRHSWIAP, from the exons GCCTGATCCCCACCCGAGGGGAGCCGCACAGCAGCCTGACTCACTGCAGGAGCAAGATGAAGAGATCTTGGGTTCAGATGATGAGGAACAAGAAGATCCCAATGACTACTGCAAGG GTGGTTATCACCATGTGAAAATCGGCGACCTGTTTAACGGACGGTATCATGTAATCCGCAAGCTGGGATGGGGCCATTTTTCTACTGTTTGGTTTGCTTGGGACATACA AGGGAAGCGTTTTGTGGCCATGAAAGTGGTTAAGAGCGCAGAGCACTACACTGAAACAGCACTCGATGAGATCAAGCTCCTGAGAGCG GTCAGGAACACAGACCAGAATGATCCCAGCAGGGAGAAAGTGGTGCAGTTATTGGACGACTTCAAGATCTCGGGTGTGAACGGGACCC ATGTGTGTATGGTGTTTGAAGTTCTCGGCCACCATCTGTTGAAGTGGATTATCAAGTCCAACTACCAGGGCCTGCCGCTGCCGTGTGTCAAGAGCATTATTCGACAG GTTTTGCAAGGCCTGGACTACCTGCACACCAAGTGTAAGATCATTCACACTGATATAAAGCcagaaaacatcttgatggatgtGAATGAGGCGTACGTCAGAAGACTGGCCGCGGAGGCCACGGAGTGGCAGAAATCTGGAGCTCCTCCCCCTTCTGGATCCGCAG TGAGTACAGCTCCAGCCCCAAAACAA ATGGGCAAAATGTCgaagaacaagaagaaaaagatgaaGAAGAAACAGAAGCGTCAGGCTGAGCTCTTGGAGAAGAGGATTCTAGAGATAGAGGGGCTGGAGAAAGGGCCTGAGGggggagaagaggaagaggaggatgaaacGGAGACGCCCGACAGCCCCCCGTCAGTCCCCACCCTGCATGACATCACAGCAGAGGCCACGCTGG ATGGCATCACAGATGGTTGGTCTCAGCACAGAGGCGCCATCAACGGTCACAGCAAGGGCCCTGAGGAAGAGCAGACCCTGGATCTCCAGCAGCAGACGAAGGACGACACCCCTGTGAACCCCTACGACAGCGGCGCTGAGGGCTCCGAGCCTACTAACCCCTATCCAGTGTGCAACGGCACCGCAGAGAACGAGCCCAGTCCTCCGTCCCCTGTCGCCACAGACG CTAAGATTGCAGCAGGAAACCTGCTGGTCGACCCCCTGGATCCGCTAAATGCTGATAAGATCCGAGTGAAAATCGCTGACCTGGGCAACGCCTGCTGGGTG CACAAGCACTTTACAGACGACATTCAGACGCGGCAGTATCGCTCTCTGGAGGTGTTGATTGGAGCAGGATACGGCACCCCAGCTGACATCTGGAGCACAGCTTGCATG GCATTTGAGCTTGCAACAGGCGATTACCTGTTTGAGCCTCACTCCGGAGAGGATTATTCCAGAGATGAAG ATCACATCGCGTTGATCGTCGAGCTGCTGGGGAAGATTCCTCGCAAACTCATCATGAACGGCAAATACTCCAAGGAATTCTTCTCCAAGAAAG GTGACCTGAGGCACATCACCAAGCTGAAACCGTGGGGTTTGCAGGACGTGCTGGTCGAAAAGTACGAATGGCCCCGAGAGGAAGCCCAGAATTTCTCTGACTTCCTCCTCCCGATGTTGGACCTCATTCCAGAGAAAAGAGCAACGGCTGCCGAATGCCTCCGTCATTCCTGGATCGCCCCCTAG
- the srpk1b gene encoding SRSF protein kinase 1b isoform X1, translating to MALSLACQPLLPSLALSLMGIRASCRPDPHPRGAAQQPDSLQEQDEEILGSDDEEQEDPNDYCKGGYHHVKIGDLFNGRYHVIRKLGWGHFSTVWFAWDIQGKRFVAMKVVKSAEHYTETALDEIKLLRAVRNTDQNDPSREKVVQLLDDFKISGVNGTHVCMVFEVLGHHLLKWIIKSNYQGLPLPCVKSIIRQVLQGLDYLHTKCKIIHTDIKPENILMDVNEAYVRRLAAEATEWQKSGAPPPSGSAVSTAPAPKQMGKMSKNKKKKMKKKQKRQAELLEKRILEIEGLEKGPEGGEEEEEDETETPDSPPSVPTLHDITAEATLDGITDGWSQHRGAINGHSKGPEEEQTLDLQQQTKDDTPVNPYDSGAEGSEPTNPYPVCNGTAENEPSPPSPVATDGNGPLICGMVETQCPRVQDQGSPTKELNCSGSVEGPRAEMGLTMEVDPSAQAVTEEESLKDAKIAAGNLLVDPLDPLNADKIRVKIADLGNACWVHKHFTDDIQTRQYRSLEVLIGAGYGTPADIWSTACMAFELATGDYLFEPHSGEDYSRDEDHIALIVELLGKIPRKLIMNGKYSKEFFSKKGDLRHITKLKPWGLQDVLVEKYEWPREEAQNFSDFLLPMLDLIPEKRATAAECLRHSWIAP from the exons GCCTGATCCCCACCCGAGGGGAGCCGCACAGCAGCCTGACTCACTGCAGGAGCAAGATGAAGAGATCTTGGGTTCAGATGATGAGGAACAAGAAGATCCCAATGACTACTGCAAGG GTGGTTATCACCATGTGAAAATCGGCGACCTGTTTAACGGACGGTATCATGTAATCCGCAAGCTGGGATGGGGCCATTTTTCTACTGTTTGGTTTGCTTGGGACATACA AGGGAAGCGTTTTGTGGCCATGAAAGTGGTTAAGAGCGCAGAGCACTACACTGAAACAGCACTCGATGAGATCAAGCTCCTGAGAGCG GTCAGGAACACAGACCAGAATGATCCCAGCAGGGAGAAAGTGGTGCAGTTATTGGACGACTTCAAGATCTCGGGTGTGAACGGGACCC ATGTGTGTATGGTGTTTGAAGTTCTCGGCCACCATCTGTTGAAGTGGATTATCAAGTCCAACTACCAGGGCCTGCCGCTGCCGTGTGTCAAGAGCATTATTCGACAG GTTTTGCAAGGCCTGGACTACCTGCACACCAAGTGTAAGATCATTCACACTGATATAAAGCcagaaaacatcttgatggatgtGAATGAGGCGTACGTCAGAAGACTGGCCGCGGAGGCCACGGAGTGGCAGAAATCTGGAGCTCCTCCCCCTTCTGGATCCGCAG TGAGTACAGCTCCAGCCCCAAAACAA ATGGGCAAAATGTCgaagaacaagaagaaaaagatgaaGAAGAAACAGAAGCGTCAGGCTGAGCTCTTGGAGAAGAGGATTCTAGAGATAGAGGGGCTGGAGAAAGGGCCTGAGGggggagaagaggaagaggaggatgaaacGGAGACGCCCGACAGCCCCCCGTCAGTCCCCACCCTGCATGACATCACAGCAGAGGCCACGCTGG ATGGCATCACAGATGGTTGGTCTCAGCACAGAGGCGCCATCAACGGTCACAGCAAGGGCCCTGAGGAAGAGCAGACCCTGGATCTCCAGCAGCAGACGAAGGACGACACCCCTGTGAACCCCTACGACAGCGGCGCTGAGGGCTCCGAGCCTACTAACCCCTATCCAGTGTGCAACGGCACCGCAGAGAACGAGCCCAGTCCTCCGTCCCCTGTCGCCACAGACGGTAATGGACCTTTGATTTGTGGCATGGTTGAGACACAGTGCCCTAGGGTACAGGATCAAGGGAGCCCCACGAAGGAGCTGAACTGCTCCGGTTCTGTTGAGGGCCCCAGGGCGGAGATGGGCCTCACCATGGAGGTGGACCCCAGCGCGCAGGCAGTCACAGAGGAGGAGAGTCTGAAGGACG CTAAGATTGCAGCAGGAAACCTGCTGGTCGACCCCCTGGATCCGCTAAATGCTGATAAGATCCGAGTGAAAATCGCTGACCTGGGCAACGCCTGCTGGGTG CACAAGCACTTTACAGACGACATTCAGACGCGGCAGTATCGCTCTCTGGAGGTGTTGATTGGAGCAGGATACGGCACCCCAGCTGACATCTGGAGCACAGCTTGCATG GCATTTGAGCTTGCAACAGGCGATTACCTGTTTGAGCCTCACTCCGGAGAGGATTATTCCAGAGATGAAG ATCACATCGCGTTGATCGTCGAGCTGCTGGGGAAGATTCCTCGCAAACTCATCATGAACGGCAAATACTCCAAGGAATTCTTCTCCAAGAAAG GTGACCTGAGGCACATCACCAAGCTGAAACCGTGGGGTTTGCAGGACGTGCTGGTCGAAAAGTACGAATGGCCCCGAGAGGAAGCCCAGAATTTCTCTGACTTCCTCCTCCCGATGTTGGACCTCATTCCAGAGAAAAGAGCAACGGCTGCCGAATGCCTCCGTCATTCCTGGATCGCCCCCTAG